In Streptomyces longhuiensis, the following proteins share a genomic window:
- a CDS encoding thiazolylpeptide-type bacteriocin, with protein MSINDIKNGDDAEKAFDSFDVDELETLEVAQGVALPEMGASSGSIGTSSSSSSTCSAC; from the coding sequence ATGAGCATCAACGACATCAAGAACGGTGACGACGCGGAGAAGGCGTTCGACAGCTTCGACGTCGACGAGCTGGAGACCCTTGAGGTCGCCCAGGGCGTGGCCCTCCCGGAGATGGGCGCCTCCAGCGGTTCGATCGGCACCTCGTCGTCCTCGTCCAGCACCTGCTCCGCCTGCTGA
- a CDS encoding multicopper oxidase family protein, with translation MLTRRHAIRLGLTTGAVGAVGAAGGLFQTLTSGGSANAATAAGAPAVTPFAVPLPIPKVLAPYRRTSTADYYAVTMSRTSRQILPGTRTDVLTYNGTFPGPTIRARKGRTAVVRQINALDMPTSVHLHGGNNPVEHDGGMMDTIAPGRSRTYVYANDQVGATLWTHDHAHHMESEHVYRGLSGLYLLGDKAEDALGLPSGRYEVPLILRDAQFDAAGQMVYTMDDAENRTTILVNGAPWPYMKVEARKYRFRMLNSCNLRIFILCLNDGSQITQVGSDGGLLPAPAPTPVLVLSPGERADFVVDFSKYAPGTQLTLQNMLGPGPTELVGQIMRFDVGEKTPDTSRVPDVLTTLPALPKPTVERSFELRMDEPGTGDKAYINGKTFDAGRIDTNIKWGDTEVWTVTNTSTTIPHNFHTHLVQFRILERDGQPVYPAEAGLKDTVLLFPGQTARLQLTFDTHKGVYPYHCHMIDHSAMGMMAQMKIS, from the coding sequence GTGCTTACACGTCGTCATGCAATACGCCTCGGTCTCACCACCGGTGCCGTCGGCGCAGTGGGCGCCGCGGGAGGGCTCTTCCAGACACTGACGTCGGGCGGATCCGCGAACGCGGCAACGGCGGCCGGCGCCCCGGCCGTCACGCCGTTCGCGGTCCCGCTGCCCATACCCAAGGTCCTCGCCCCGTACCGGAGAACGAGCACCGCCGACTACTACGCGGTCACCATGAGCCGCACCAGCCGCCAGATCCTGCCCGGCACCCGCACGGACGTGCTGACCTACAACGGCACGTTCCCCGGCCCCACCATCCGGGCCCGCAAGGGCCGCACCGCGGTGGTCCGGCAGATCAACGCCCTGGACATGCCGACCTCCGTCCACCTGCACGGCGGCAACAATCCCGTGGAGCACGACGGCGGCATGATGGACACGATCGCGCCGGGCCGCTCCAGGACGTACGTCTACGCCAACGACCAGGTCGGGGCCACGCTGTGGACCCACGACCACGCCCACCACATGGAGTCCGAGCACGTCTACCGGGGCCTTTCCGGTCTCTATCTGCTCGGCGACAAGGCGGAGGACGCGCTCGGCCTGCCGTCCGGCCGCTACGAGGTACCGCTCATCCTGCGCGACGCGCAGTTCGACGCGGCGGGCCAGATGGTCTACACGATGGACGACGCGGAGAACCGGACGACGATCCTGGTCAACGGCGCCCCGTGGCCGTACATGAAGGTCGAGGCGCGCAAGTACCGCTTCCGGATGCTCAATTCATGCAACCTGCGCATCTTCATCCTCTGCCTGAACGACGGCAGCCAGATCACCCAGGTCGGTTCGGACGGCGGCCTGCTCCCGGCACCCGCCCCCACCCCGGTCCTCGTCCTGTCCCCCGGTGAACGGGCGGATTTCGTCGTCGACTTCTCGAAGTACGCGCCCGGCACCCAGCTCACGCTCCAGAACATGCTGGGCCCGGGGCCGACCGAACTGGTCGGCCAGATCATGCGGTTCGACGTCGGCGAGAAGACGCCCGACACCAGCCGCGTGCCCGACGTCCTCACCACCCTGCCCGCCCTGCCGAAGCCGACCGTCGAGCGCAGCTTCGAGCTGCGGATGGACGAGCCCGGCACCGGCGACAAGGCCTACATCAACGGAAAGACCTTCGACGCCGGCCGCATCGACACGAACATCAAATGGGGCGACACCGAGGTCTGGACGGTCACGAACACCAGCACCACGATTCCGCACAACTTCCATACGCATCTCGTGCAGTTCCGCATTCTCGAACGCGACGGGCAGCCGGTCTATCCGGCGGAGGCCGGCCTCAAGGACACCGTGCTGCTCTTTCCGGGGCAGACGGCCAGACTCCAGCTCACCTTCGACACGCACAAGGGCGTGTATCCCTACCACTGCCACATGATCGACCACAGCGCCATGGGAATGATGGCGCAGATGAAGATCTCTTGA
- a CDS encoding 2-amino-3,7-dideoxy-D-threo-hept-6-ulosonate synthase → MTAYGHFARSLRLRRLYRHSTAGLMITPLDHSISDGPVVSKGMSLDHLAGRLAAGGSDAVVVHKGSVRHISPERFAAMSLIIHLNASTSQALDPNAKYVVAGVEEALRLGADAVSVHVNLGSDDERQQIGDLGRIADACDRWNLPLLAMVYPRGPRITDPRDPELVAHAVTIAADLGADLVKTVFLGSTAEMLDLTAACPVPVLVAGGPALAEEEDVLAYVRDALAGGAGGVAMGRNIFQAADPRRLAAKVARLVHHFPEQHFGPGPFTASADTDSDARLTPDHLDAPTTAPLSHDLTGGPHHDGRKTVLA, encoded by the coding sequence ATGACCGCATACGGCCACTTCGCCCGGTCGCTGCGGCTGCGGCGGCTCTACCGCCACAGCACGGCCGGCCTGATGATCACCCCTCTCGACCATTCGATCAGTGACGGTCCCGTGGTGTCCAAGGGCATGTCACTCGACCATCTCGCGGGCCGCCTCGCGGCCGGCGGTTCGGACGCCGTCGTCGTGCACAAGGGCAGTGTGCGGCACATCAGTCCGGAGCGGTTCGCCGCGATGTCCCTGATCATCCACCTCAACGCGAGCACCAGCCAGGCGCTCGACCCCAACGCCAAGTACGTCGTCGCCGGCGTCGAGGAGGCCCTGCGCCTCGGCGCGGACGCCGTCAGCGTCCACGTCAACCTCGGCTCCGACGACGAGCGGCAGCAGATCGGCGACCTCGGCCGGATCGCCGACGCCTGCGACCGCTGGAACCTGCCGCTGCTCGCCATGGTGTACCCGCGCGGCCCGCGGATCACCGACCCCCGGGACCCGGAGCTCGTCGCGCACGCCGTGACGATCGCCGCCGACCTGGGCGCCGACCTGGTCAAGACCGTCTTCCTCGGCTCCACCGCGGAGATGCTCGACCTGACGGCGGCGTGCCCGGTGCCGGTGCTCGTCGCGGGCGGCCCCGCCCTCGCCGAGGAGGAGGACGTCCTCGCGTACGTGCGCGACGCCCTGGCCGGCGGCGCGGGCGGCGTGGCGATGGGCCGCAACATCTTCCAGGCCGCCGACCCCAGACGGCTCGCCGCCAAGGTCGCCCGGCTCGTCCACCACTTCCCCGAACAGCACTTCGGGCCGGGCCCCTTCACCGCGTCCGCCGACACGGACAGCGACGCCCGGCTCACCCCGGACCACCTCGACGCACCGACCACCGCCCCGCTCTCCCACGATCTGACAGGAGGTCCGCATCATGACGGACGCAAAACTGTGCTGGCTTGA
- a CDS encoding class I adenylate-forming enzyme family protein, with protein sequence MTARSSPYVRRILDALERDPSRAVLHRPDGTVTAGELSDSVHGTAALLYDHGVGRGDTVAVLTGPNHPLMLSARYAVHLLGATSVYVRSMNPRTDTETFSLGTQTRLLRDLGALLLLVDEESAERGRWLSHRLPGLTVLPIPRGAPARALDPGRLPPPRADALAVVDFTSGSTGRPKMVAQQFGTREELVDRLAHGLDPRGPATLLSVTPISHTTAPMADAVLSSGGTVVLHDGFDPDDVLRAFAQQRVTDVYLAVPHLYRLLDHPGIDTTDLSSLRRITYSGTPAAPGRVERAVRLFGDVLIQVYGTTEAGGISSLNPLDHREPELLGSVGRPFPWVRLEIRAPGGGPQVERGVTGELWVNSPTVTAGYLDDDELTGATLRDGWLRTGDLGHWDRYGYLRLDGRVGDVIKHGGLKLDPTAIEDALLQHPQVRQATVFGVRDDDYVEQVHAAVELHSGAARTSCDLRGYVAATLTPEHTPVRISVWPQLPLTPSGKPDRAYLRRVSSTPERSGTAPAPATSSPRGATARDGPVRVRGTGAPPDHAIPRTRKGVS encoded by the coding sequence ATGACCGCACGATCAAGCCCGTACGTCCGCCGTATTCTCGACGCGCTCGAACGGGATCCGTCCCGCGCGGTCCTGCACCGGCCGGACGGCACCGTCACCGCCGGTGAGCTGAGCGACTCCGTCCACGGCACCGCGGCCCTGCTGTACGACCACGGGGTCGGCCGGGGCGACACCGTGGCCGTCCTGACCGGGCCGAACCATCCGCTGATGCTCAGCGCCCGGTACGCCGTGCATCTCCTGGGGGCCACCTCCGTCTACGTACGGTCGATGAACCCGAGGACCGACACGGAGACGTTCTCGCTCGGCACACAGACCCGACTCCTGCGCGATCTGGGCGCGTTGCTCCTGCTGGTGGACGAGGAGAGTGCCGAGCGGGGGCGCTGGCTGTCCCACCGTCTGCCGGGGCTCACCGTGCTGCCGATCCCGCGCGGGGCTCCCGCCCGGGCCCTCGATCCGGGCCGGCTGCCGCCGCCGCGGGCCGACGCGCTCGCCGTCGTCGACTTCACCAGCGGCAGCACGGGCCGGCCCAAGATGGTCGCCCAGCAGTTCGGCACCCGTGAGGAGCTCGTCGATCGCCTCGCCCATGGCCTCGATCCCCGGGGACCCGCGACGCTCCTGTCCGTCACACCGATCAGCCACACGACGGCGCCGATGGCCGACGCCGTCCTGTCCAGCGGCGGAACGGTGGTCCTCCACGACGGCTTCGACCCCGACGACGTACTACGTGCCTTCGCCCAACAGCGCGTCACCGACGTGTACTTGGCGGTCCCTCACCTCTACCGGCTGCTCGACCATCCGGGCATCGACACGACCGACCTGTCCTCGCTGCGGCGCATCACCTACAGCGGCACACCTGCGGCCCCGGGCCGCGTGGAGCGGGCCGTCCGCCTCTTCGGGGACGTCCTCATCCAGGTGTACGGCACCACGGAGGCCGGCGGCATCAGCAGCCTCAACCCGCTCGACCACCGGGAGCCGGAACTGCTCGGCTCGGTCGGCCGGCCCTTCCCGTGGGTGCGGCTGGAGATCAGGGCGCCCGGCGGCGGACCGCAGGTCGAGCGGGGCGTCACGGGAGAGCTGTGGGTCAACTCCCCGACGGTGACAGCCGGTTACCTGGACGACGACGAGCTGACCGGCGCCACCCTAAGAGACGGCTGGCTGCGCACCGGTGACCTCGGGCACTGGGACCGCTACGGCTATCTGCGGCTCGACGGACGCGTCGGCGACGTGATCAAGCACGGCGGTCTGAAGCTGGACCCCACGGCGATCGAGGACGCGCTCCTCCAGCATCCGCAGGTACGTCAGGCCACGGTCTTCGGCGTGCGGGACGACGACTACGTGGAGCAGGTGCACGCTGCCGTCGAACTGCACTCGGGCGCCGCCCGCACCTCGTGCGACCTGCGTGGATACGTGGCCGCGACGCTGACTCCGGAGCACACCCCGGTCAGGATCTCCGTCTGGCCGCAGCTGCCGCTGACCCCGTCGGGCAAGCCGGACCGCGCGTATCTGCGCCGGGTGTCGTCCACACCCGAGCGCTCAGGGACGGCGCCGGCGCCCGCCACCAGCTCCCCGCGCGGAGCCACCGCGCGGGACGGCCCCGTCCGCGTACGCGGCACGGGCGCCCCGCCCGATCACGCCATCCCGCGAACCAGAAAGGGCGTCTCATGA
- a CDS encoding SagB/ThcOx family dehydrogenase — MQTEKTAKSPPRTAPAFRADVRVLFDGESATLAGPATSLTLRPVRGGIRTALGRLAEGPRPMGELLEGLRDAEAVQVERLLDRAGHLVARSVLTRGGPADRRELLRVEPTARDAEHRIAVVAPGTTLRLSRFAFCRTREGVLVLESPLVKFRAVLVDRAARELVAALGEPVAAGVLGTGLREDDALDALAHLVGAGFVEPADEDGTFASDTEPTLRQWDFHDLLFHSRIRSGRYDDVFGAVYPYRGEIDPQPAVKPAPDGPAVDLYRPTREEIAGRDPSLTTALETRRSIRSYGAGELTAEQLGEFLYRVARVRAHYTPEDGSDRDEVVSRPYPSGGQGYELELYVTVRRCAGLDAGIYYYDPVAHRLVLVNDAETDRESLFHVASRATGMETRPDVLITVTARFQRMAWKYRAIAYATTLRHTGVLYQTMYLVATALGLAPCGLGNGDADMSARVLGLDYLKESSVGDFLLGSRSPDDSVAGDPEAGWAMLNSPEWSLPVDSPVINVSEGAQRLATE, encoded by the coding sequence ATGCAGACCGAGAAGACGGCGAAATCACCGCCGCGCACCGCGCCCGCGTTCCGCGCCGACGTCCGGGTGCTCTTCGACGGGGAGTCGGCGACCCTCGCGGGCCCCGCCACCTCGCTCACCCTGCGACCGGTGCGCGGCGGCATCCGCACCGCGCTGGGCCGGCTCGCCGAAGGGCCGCGCCCCATGGGCGAGTTGCTGGAAGGGCTGCGGGACGCCGAGGCCGTCCAGGTGGAACGGCTCCTCGACCGCGCGGGCCATCTCGTCGCGCGCAGCGTCCTCACCCGGGGCGGACCCGCCGACCGCAGGGAGCTCCTGCGCGTCGAGCCCACCGCGCGTGACGCCGAGCACCGGATCGCCGTGGTGGCGCCGGGCACGACCCTGCGCCTGTCCCGGTTCGCGTTCTGCCGTACCCGCGAGGGCGTCCTGGTTCTGGAGTCGCCGCTCGTGAAGTTCCGCGCGGTGCTCGTGGACCGCGCGGCCCGAGAACTGGTCGCCGCCCTGGGCGAACCCGTCGCGGCCGGCGTGCTCGGCACCGGCCTGCGCGAGGACGACGCCCTCGACGCGCTCGCCCATCTCGTGGGCGCCGGCTTCGTCGAACCCGCCGACGAGGACGGCACGTTCGCCTCCGACACGGAGCCGACGCTGCGCCAGTGGGACTTCCACGACCTGCTGTTCCACTCCCGCATCCGCTCCGGGCGCTACGACGACGTGTTCGGCGCCGTCTACCCGTACCGCGGGGAGATCGACCCCCAGCCCGCGGTGAAGCCCGCCCCGGACGGACCGGCCGTGGACCTGTACCGGCCCACACGGGAGGAGATCGCCGGGCGCGACCCGTCCCTCACCACCGCCCTGGAGACGCGCCGCTCCATCCGCTCCTACGGAGCAGGGGAGTTGACGGCCGAGCAGCTGGGCGAGTTCCTCTACCGGGTGGCCCGCGTCCGCGCCCACTACACCCCCGAGGACGGCAGCGACCGCGACGAGGTCGTCTCCCGGCCCTATCCCAGCGGCGGCCAGGGCTATGAACTCGAGCTGTACGTGACCGTGCGGCGCTGCGCGGGGCTCGATGCCGGCATCTACTACTACGACCCCGTCGCGCACCGCCTCGTCCTCGTCAACGACGCGGAGACGGACCGTGAGTCCCTCTTCCATGTGGCGTCACGCGCCACCGGGATGGAGACGCGCCCGGACGTGCTCATCACCGTCACGGCGCGCTTCCAGCGCATGGCGTGGAAGTACCGCGCCATCGCCTACGCCACGACGCTGCGGCACACCGGTGTGCTCTACCAGACCATGTACCTGGTGGCGACGGCCCTCGGCCTGGCCCCGTGCGGCCTGGGCAACGGCGACGCCGACATGTCGGCCCGTGTCCTCGGCCTCGACTATCTGAAGGAGTCGTCCGTGGGCGACTTCCTGCTGGGCAGCCGTAGCCCCGACGACTCCGTGGCCGGCGATCCCGAGGCGGGCTGGGCCATGCTCAACAGCCCGGAATGGTCGCTGCCGGTTGATTCCCCCGTGATAAATGTCAGCGAGGGGGCGCAAAGGCTGGCCACCGAATGA
- a CDS encoding TOMM precursor leader peptide-binding protein has protein sequence MHSDTADTITARRAPDAYDDGIWRDVCAGLDAPLVGGGASVSVRRGWDLGWERQHLDAARESGRPHLSVRVHGDEVLVGPLWAPGTDAGCAGCAEVRERTVVDHPLVGDLTHAAAGPAPSEALLPELLRASLEHLARRPLGPGELYAVSVRGLRRHRVARSFHCPLCGPEKGELAAAEQPLPLALRNRPASPGDPTRSGDSRLVERGLLRERLVDDRFGPVRAILRESRTPFAMSMAVVPDAPAMGHGRARTFAETEPVAVLEAYERLGGFPYDIPVLTDRAYADVAEHAVDPATLGRYTDEQLAHPTSRVTPHTADTPMDWVWGHDLDDGRALLVPADHAFYQYEYAFRRDRRAARAVGPHERKHYFYESSSGCAVGANLEEAALHSLFELAERDAFLTSWYRAAPLPHIPESSITDPTSRAMIELIQARGFDIHLLVATRDIALPVVWVLAVNRLNPFPATFSSAGSGADPQSAIRGALREVAQLVTNPVDWTREQVEAMAEDPWLVQELEDHVRFSSIPETRERATAALGGPGVTLDEAFPDWPRRLADASGGDVRGALDFVRSLFADAGLDRIVLVDQTSREHADAGIHVARAVVPGILPMCFGHAQQRLAGLPRLEAALRGTAQEHRTSPYDPHPFP, from the coding sequence ATGCACAGTGACACGGCGGACACCATCACCGCGCGGCGCGCTCCCGACGCGTACGACGACGGGATCTGGCGGGACGTCTGTGCCGGGCTCGACGCCCCGCTCGTCGGGGGCGGCGCGAGCGTCTCCGTCCGGCGCGGCTGGGACCTCGGCTGGGAACGTCAACACCTCGACGCCGCCAGGGAGTCGGGCCGACCGCATCTGTCCGTGCGCGTCCACGGCGACGAGGTCCTGGTCGGACCGCTGTGGGCGCCGGGCACCGATGCCGGGTGCGCGGGCTGCGCCGAGGTGCGCGAGCGCACCGTCGTCGACCACCCCCTGGTCGGCGACCTCACCCACGCCGCCGCCGGCCCCGCACCGTCCGAGGCGCTGCTGCCCGAACTGCTCCGGGCGTCCCTGGAGCATCTGGCGCGGCGGCCCCTCGGCCCCGGCGAGCTCTACGCGGTCTCGGTGCGCGGCCTGCGCCGCCACCGCGTCGCTCGCAGTTTCCACTGCCCGCTGTGCGGCCCTGAGAAGGGTGAACTCGCGGCCGCGGAGCAGCCGTTGCCACTCGCGCTGCGGAATCGGCCGGCCTCACCGGGCGACCCGACGCGATCCGGCGACAGCCGTCTCGTCGAGCGCGGCCTGCTGCGCGAGCGCCTGGTCGACGACCGCTTCGGCCCGGTCCGCGCCATCCTGCGCGAGTCCCGCACCCCGTTCGCGATGAGCATGGCCGTCGTGCCAGACGCGCCGGCGATGGGTCACGGCCGCGCCAGGACGTTCGCCGAGACCGAGCCGGTCGCCGTCCTGGAGGCGTACGAGCGGCTCGGCGGATTCCCGTACGACATCCCGGTCCTCACGGACCGCGCGTACGCGGACGTCGCCGAGCACGCCGTGGACCCGGCGACCCTCGGCCGGTACACGGACGAGCAGCTGGCCCACCCGACGAGCCGGGTGACCCCGCACACGGCCGACACCCCGATGGACTGGGTGTGGGGCCACGACCTCGACGACGGGCGGGCCCTGCTCGTCCCCGCCGACCACGCCTTCTACCAGTACGAGTACGCGTTCCGCAGGGACCGGCGCGCCGCGAGGGCCGTCGGGCCGCACGAGCGCAAGCACTACTTCTACGAGTCGTCCAGCGGCTGCGCCGTCGGAGCGAACCTCGAAGAGGCGGCGCTGCACTCGCTGTTCGAGCTGGCCGAGCGCGACGCGTTCCTGACCTCCTGGTACCGGGCCGCGCCGCTGCCGCACATCCCGGAGAGCTCGATCACCGACCCGACGAGCCGCGCCATGATCGAGCTGATCCAGGCGCGCGGCTTCGACATCCATCTCCTGGTCGCCACCCGGGACATCGCGCTGCCCGTGGTCTGGGTCCTCGCCGTCAACCGGCTCAACCCGTTCCCCGCGACGTTCTCCTCGGCCGGGTCCGGTGCGGACCCGCAGTCCGCGATCCGAGGCGCCCTGCGCGAGGTCGCCCAGCTCGTCACCAACCCGGTCGACTGGACCAGGGAACAGGTCGAGGCCATGGCCGAAGACCCCTGGCTGGTACAGGAGTTGGAGGACCACGTGCGGTTCTCCTCGATCCCCGAGACGCGCGAGCGGGCCACGGCCGCGCTCGGCGGTCCGGGCGTCACCCTGGACGAGGCGTTCCCCGACTGGCCGCGCCGCCTCGCCGACGCGTCGGGCGGTGATGTGCGGGGCGCCCTGGACTTCGTGCGCTCCCTGTTCGCCGACGCGGGCCTCGACCGGATCGTCCTCGTCGACCAGACGAGCCGCGAGCACGCCGACGCGGGCATCCACGTCGCGCGCGCGGTCGTCCCCGGCATCCTGCCGATGTGCTTCGGCCACGCACAGCAGCGCCTGGCGGGCCTGCCCCGGCTGGAGGCGGCCCTCCGCGGCACCGCCCAGGAGCACCGGACGTCCCCCTACGACCCCCACCCGTTCCCGTGA
- a CDS encoding thiazolylpeptide-type bacteriocin, with protein MSINDIKNGDDAEKAFDSFDVDELETLEVAQGVALPEMGASSGSIGTSSSSSSTCSAC; from the coding sequence ATGAGCATCAACGACATCAAGAACGGTGACGACGCGGAGAAGGCGTTCGACAGCTTCGACGTCGACGAGCTGGAGACCCTTGAGGTCGCCCAGGGCGTGGCCCTCCCGGAGATGGGTGCCTCCAGCGGTTCGATCGGCACCTCGTCGTCCTCGTCCAGCACCTGCTCCGCCTGCTGA
- a CDS encoding lantibiotic dehydratase family protein, with amino-acid sequence MTGSTTPESLWFLRVNPLRRTRLADPAQRRTLAELAAAEEVLRRAADACSDELYHRIGAAADDAERRDLIALRRSIHNGRAPKKPPAPTPAVTEWLAARDARERLREAVVEGYTEAADRERAGLAALLGDDDLLRSLALVAPEVHQEAERYRAAVLGPGKVSARTRKSERGLIQYVTRAMVRTSPLSRFTAVGIAEPDPAGVDPGDVPFEGATAFPGLDRVMLGYVLGGLPAADTADLTNLWVGIPPTSAPDPESGKLFFLRLTDAGMRRLAVPLDGPVGDLLDAVSMGPRLFPAVVAHVAERAGIPAEAADKRVRQAVGQGLLCTFHEAEDGSADYDDLLTPDDPRATTLAAGIRAGLPRLADAPAPERGGVLAELRGDLGKLSHLAGRPAQITVEEDYVMPPLKVATRQWHKPLADLGPAVELLSVFDWLHDVRVLMTAAFVERFGAGANIPLAANAAFVVGEVSRRAAAMDAVYGPHGTGDPSALAGIGPADGSLERMYLLRRELTEAVHARLSKTVDAGDDTLVLTPDDVAGLTASLPDRFRQDPLIYGVLLQEGDGRLVLNDGLPGHGMLYARFLDADRRMGGRALPRLAGHLQREYGFDGARVTEDLGLHRLNVNAHAPILPGGLTPEDWFTLRLAHDPDTDTLRVEDADGAPLRVLPLGTGHPGLFPPPLSVASGLAISGRLFNSLPNSWHAATPWDRATTRTAPRMAVGDVLIGRRRWYGGDELTTAVSAGPDEHDRLLALNAWRARHGVAEEVVIKNAPEDEGPLSVGAPDVQSKRLQQKPQYVDLTSALSARVLPRMLDRRGADGCYLEEALPSVVDGTHATEWVVEVGRDAGGRFTYRGGPA; translated from the coding sequence ATGACCGGCTCGACCACACCCGAGTCCCTCTGGTTCCTGCGGGTCAACCCGCTGCGCCGCACCCGCCTCGCTGACCCGGCCCAGCGCCGCACTCTCGCCGAACTCGCCGCCGCGGAGGAGGTGTTGAGGCGCGCCGCCGACGCGTGCTCCGACGAGCTGTACCACCGCATCGGCGCCGCCGCCGACGACGCCGAGCGCCGCGACCTCATCGCGCTGCGCCGCTCCATCCACAACGGCCGCGCACCCAAGAAGCCGCCGGCCCCCACGCCCGCCGTCACCGAGTGGCTGGCCGCGCGGGACGCCAGGGAGCGGCTGCGCGAGGCCGTCGTCGAGGGCTACACCGAGGCCGCCGACCGCGAACGGGCAGGCCTGGCGGCCCTGTTGGGTGACGACGACCTGCTGCGCTCGCTCGCCCTGGTGGCACCCGAGGTCCACCAGGAGGCCGAGCGCTACCGTGCCGCCGTCCTCGGCCCCGGCAAGGTCTCCGCCCGCACCCGCAAGTCCGAGCGCGGCCTCATCCAGTACGTCACCCGGGCCATGGTCCGCACGAGCCCGCTGTCCCGGTTCACCGCCGTCGGCATCGCGGAGCCCGACCCGGCCGGGGTCGACCCCGGCGACGTCCCGTTCGAGGGCGCCACCGCCTTCCCCGGGCTCGACCGCGTCATGCTCGGCTACGTGCTCGGAGGGCTTCCCGCCGCCGACACCGCCGACCTCACCAACCTGTGGGTGGGCATCCCGCCCACCTCGGCGCCCGACCCCGAGTCCGGCAAGCTGTTCTTCCTGCGGCTCACCGACGCGGGGATGCGCCGCCTCGCCGTACCCCTGGACGGGCCCGTCGGTGACCTGCTCGACGCGGTGTCCATGGGGCCGCGCCTCTTCCCCGCCGTCGTCGCCCACGTCGCCGAACGCGCCGGCATCCCGGCCGAGGCCGCCGACAAGCGCGTACGGCAGGCCGTGGGCCAGGGCCTGCTGTGCACCTTCCACGAGGCCGAGGACGGCTCCGCCGACTACGACGACCTCCTCACCCCCGACGACCCGCGCGCCACCACCCTCGCCGCCGGGATCCGCGCCGGACTGCCTCGCCTCGCCGACGCCCCGGCGCCCGAACGGGGCGGTGTGCTGGCCGAGTTGCGCGGCGACCTGGGCAAGCTGAGCCACCTCGCCGGGCGGCCCGCCCAGATCACCGTCGAGGAGGACTACGTCATGCCGCCGCTGAAGGTGGCGACCCGGCAGTGGCACAAGCCGCTCGCCGACCTCGGCCCGGCCGTCGAGCTCCTGTCCGTCTTCGACTGGCTGCACGACGTACGCGTCCTGATGACGGCCGCGTTCGTCGAGCGGTTCGGAGCCGGGGCCAACATCCCGCTCGCCGCGAACGCCGCGTTCGTCGTCGGCGAGGTGTCCCGGCGCGCCGCCGCCATGGACGCCGTGTACGGGCCGCACGGCACCGGCGACCCGTCCGCCCTCGCCGGCATCGGCCCCGCCGACGGCTCCCTCGAGCGCATGTACCTGCTGCGCCGCGAGCTCACCGAGGCCGTCCACGCGCGCCTGTCCAAGACCGTCGACGCCGGCGACGACACCCTCGTCCTCACCCCCGACGACGTGGCGGGCCTGACCGCGTCCCTGCCCGACCGGTTCCGCCAGGACCCCCTCATCTACGGCGTCCTCCTCCAGGAGGGCGACGGCAGGCTCGTCCTCAACGACGGACTGCCGGGCCACGGCATGCTCTACGCCCGCTTCCTCGACGCCGACCGCCGCATGGGAGGCCGCGCCCTGCCCCGCCTCGCCGGACACCTCCAGCGGGAGTACGGCTTCGACGGCGCCCGCGTCACCGAGGACCTCGGCCTGCACCGCCTCAACGTCAACGCCCACGCTCCGATCCTGCCCGGCGGCCTCACCCCCGAGGACTGGTTCACGCTGCGCCTCGCGCACGACCCGGACACCGACACGCTGCGCGTCGAGGACGCCGACGGCGCGCCCCTGCGCGTCCTGCCGCTCGGCACGGGCCACCCCGGCCTGTTCCCGCCGCCCCTGTCCGTCGCCTCGGGCCTCGCCATCAGCGGCCGCCTCTTCAACAGCCTGCCCAACAGCTGGCACGCGGCGACGCCGTGGGACCGCGCCACCACCAGGACCGCGCCCCGCATGGCCGTCGGCGACGTCCTCATCGGGCGCCGCCGCTGGTACGGCGGCGACGAACTCACCACCGCGGTCTCCGCGGGACCCGACGAGCACGACCGGCTCCTCGCGCTCAACGCGTGGCGCGCCCGGCACGGCGTCGCCGAAGAGGTCGTCATCAAGAACGCGCCCGAGGACGAGGGACCCCTCTCGGTGGGCGCCCCCGACGTGCAGTCCAAGCGGCTCCAGCAGAAGCCGCAGTACGTCGACCTGACCAGCGCCCTGAGCGCCCGCGTCCTGCCGCGCATGCTCGACCGGCGCGGCGCCGACGGCTGCTACCTGGAAGAGGCGCTGCCGTCCGTCGTCGACGGCACGCACGCCACCGAGTGGGTCGTCGAGGTCGGCCGCGACGCCGGCGGCCGCTTCACCTACCGAGGGGGACCGGCATGA